DNA sequence from the Ferrimicrobium sp. genome:
TCCCCTCTTGTGGTCCGGGATCCACTCCGGCGTATCAAGACAACTGCGGCGCATTGGTAGTGTCCCACTGAACTGCTCAGACCACGCTGCGCTGGGGTGATACGGGGGTACTCCGAAAGTTGGGCTAGACCTCTGGCTTGACAGCTCTCTCCTTGGATAGTAACGTCGAGAAGTGCTCATGGATGAGCAGCGAATCACTAGCGCAAAGGGGATTTCCACTGCACCAGGAAGGCACCATTGCCAACGTGCATCGCAGCAATGGGAGCTGGTCCAATTCTGGGTCCGCCCCTAGTACGAGCAACACCAAGGAGGGTCTGTGCGCACGCTCATATCGGTCATTGTTGTTTCGTTGGCGGTATCCATATCCCTGGTATCGGCGACGCGATCAGCTCCGTTTCAACTGACTGGCGTCATCGCCTCAGGTGGGGGCTCTGGGTCAACCTATCGGATCGTTCTGCGCGGGTCGAACGGGTCAACGACCGGAACCGGCACATCGAAGATCGGCCCCGAGCCGGTGTTCGTGCCCTCGCTCGTGACCCACACCGCGAGCAGTCTCGCTGTAAGCTGCGTCACCTATCACGCGGTCATCACCAGCTCCCAAAGCGTCTATCAGGCCGAGCTCGCGTGGGCACAGGCTGCATGGGCGCGCCTCAGTGTCTATCCGCGATGCGACGCCAACCCAGTCGGCACCCTCAACCTGCTACGGATATGGACCCAGATCGTCGAGGATCGCTTGCCGTCCCCACACATCCAGGTCAACCCCTCCTTTGGTCTCGTCAACATCCCCCTAGAACTCATCACCTCCAGCACCACGAGCACCGCCCTCACCGTCACTACCAATGACGGGAAACTCTCGATTGCGGCACATGGTTGGCTCAGTTGGGGCTTCTCGAGCTCCGAACCCCGTACGGCGCCCCCAGCCGGTCCTGACAAGAGCACCTGGTACCGACCCACCCACCCAGGCGTAATCCGCGCGGTCCTCGTCGAACACTGGCAAGGGACCTACAGCGTCGCAGGAATCTCTGGATCCCTGCCATTGCTGGCCCAGACGAGCGCACCCGTGTCGATTCCGGTCATTAGCCTCACCAGCGAACTCCATAACGTCACATAACCTTGAACTCACGACATGAGCGCTACGCGCGACGTGCTCGCCATCATGGACACCGACTCTTGCACGACTGGCATCTCATGACAGATACGCCCACCCCTGCCAATGCCTGGCGGTCGGGCAGAACTCAATGATGGATGCAACGCCCGAACCTCAAAGGCTACTCCAACCCATAGGCGTGGCAGCGCTGGCGCAGCAACGCGATGTCGCTATTACGCGGACCGTCACCATCGCCAGGAACTTCGAGGATGACATCCGCCGACCGGAAGACGTCATGATCAAGAAACTCAATCAGCGCATCAAGGCCGATCTCACCCTCATCAAGATTCGCATGTCGGTCATGGGCTGAACCGAGATCTGTGGCCGAGTCATTGAGGTGTACGACCGCGACGGAGCCGAATGCCTCCGCCAGTTCAGCAGAGAGTTCGTCGCGCACGCCACGTTCTCGAAGATCGTATCCAGCGGCAAAGAGGTGCTGAGTATCAATGCATATGCCAACTGCACTCGGACGGTTCAACCGATCGACGAGAGCGATGAGCTCCTCGACAGATCGACCCATTGCACCGCCGCCACCGGCGGTGTTCTCGAGCAAGAGCTTCGTTGTCGGTGTCGCGATACCCACGGTCGCCTCGATGGCTTGACTCCACGAAACCAGACTCGCATCGAAACCGCGACCCTTGTGCGATCCCGGATGCAAAACCAC
Encoded proteins:
- a CDS encoding deoxyribonuclease IV; the encoded protein is MSAAGGFDGLLQRSHGLDVEVAQFFLSSPRTWRFRPLAPAKEGAVMEVAPNFGVSHLVVHAPYLINLGSDDPELIGKSAELLTSIMAAATELALSGVVLHPGSHKGRGFDASLVSWSQAIEATVGIATPTTKLLLENTAGGGGAMGRSVEELIALVDRLNRPSAVGICIDTQHLFAAGYDLRERGVRDELSAELAEAFGSVAVVHLNDSATDLGSAHDRHANLDEGEIGLDALIEFLDHDVFRSADVILEVPGDGDGPRNSDIALLRQRCHAYGLE